In a single window of the Nocardioides sp. L-11A genome:
- a CDS encoding Dyp-type peroxidase — protein MPDPTPIPVPQAVLAPLTEAAIFLTYTLHASTAGRHADVATTVRALLADVSGLRRSVGFRIPEGELTCVVGIGAHAWDRLFTAPRPAGLHPFREVTGDRHRAPATPGDLFVHLRAHRMDLCFELAQHLTERLAGVARVVDEVHGFRSFDQRDMLGFVDGTENPEGAEKAAAVLIGDEDAAYAGGSYVVTQKYLHDLAGWNALPVEEQERAIGRTKLADVELADEVKPANSHVALNTLVDANGDELAILRDNMPFGRVGAAEYGTFFIGYARDPGVVEQMLENMFVGRPPGNHDRVLDFSTATTGSLYFVPTTDFLDGAADDA, from the coding sequence ATGCCCGATCCGACGCCGATCCCCGTCCCCCAGGCCGTGCTCGCCCCCCTCACCGAGGCGGCCATCTTCTTGACCTACACGCTCCACGCCAGCACGGCCGGCCGGCACGCCGATGTCGCGACCACGGTCCGCGCGCTGCTCGCCGACGTGAGCGGGCTGCGCCGCTCGGTCGGGTTCCGGATCCCCGAGGGCGAGCTGACCTGCGTCGTCGGCATCGGCGCCCACGCCTGGGATCGGCTCTTCACCGCGCCCCGGCCTGCGGGGCTGCACCCCTTCCGCGAGGTCACCGGCGACCGGCACCGCGCCCCGGCCACCCCCGGCGATCTCTTCGTCCACCTGCGGGCGCACCGGATGGACCTGTGCTTCGAGCTCGCCCAGCACCTCACCGAGCGGCTCGCCGGCGTGGCCCGCGTCGTCGACGAGGTGCACGGGTTCCGCTCGTTCGACCAGCGCGACATGCTCGGCTTCGTCGACGGCACCGAGAACCCCGAGGGCGCCGAGAAGGCGGCGGCCGTGCTCATCGGCGACGAGGACGCGGCGTACGCCGGCGGGAGCTATGTCGTCACCCAGAAGTACCTCCATGACCTGGCCGGCTGGAACGCCCTGCCCGTCGAGGAGCAGGAACGGGCGATCGGCCGGACCAAGCTCGCCGACGTCGAGCTCGCCGACGAGGTGAAGCCCGCGAACTCCCACGTGGCGCTCAACACCCTGGTCGACGCGAACGGCGACGAGCTGGCCATCCTGCGCGACAACATGCCCTTCGGCCGGGTCGGCGCGGCGGAGTACGGCACCTTCTTCATCGGCTACGCCCGCGATCCCGGCGTGGTCGAGCAGATGCTGGAGAACATGTTCGTCGGCCGGCCGCCCGGCAATCACGACCGGGTCCTCGACTTCTCCACCGCGACCACCGGCAGCCTCTACTTCGTCCCGACCACCGACTTCCTCGACGGCGCCGCCGACGACGCCTGA
- a CDS encoding succinate dehydrogenase cytochrome b subunit codes for MIPVTYCPVAGVAWPPVATTTRPQLVKGSRAARTTIALKMLMAVSGLLFIAFVLGHMYGNLKAFAGESAFNEYAHHLRELGEPMLPHEGFLWIMRVGLIVAVVVHIACAAVLAARASKARPVKYVAKKNNGSSLSSRTMRWGGVTLLVFIVWHLLNFTIVKVNPSNGETGGENPYALLVDTFDTWWMTLVYLLAMIALGLHLHHGTFSSLQTLGLTNSAVSRARARATGWIVAIVIAGGFSLVPLSVLVGIIEK; via the coding sequence ATGATCCCGGTCACCTACTGCCCGGTAGCGGGAGTAGCGTGGCCCCCCGTGGCAACGACGACGCGTCCCCAACTGGTGAAGGGCAGCCGTGCAGCGCGCACGACCATCGCCCTGAAAATGCTCATGGCCGTGAGCGGCCTGCTGTTCATCGCCTTCGTCCTGGGGCACATGTACGGCAACCTCAAGGCCTTCGCCGGCGAGTCGGCGTTCAACGAGTACGCGCACCACCTGCGCGAGCTCGGCGAGCCGATGCTCCCGCACGAGGGCTTCCTGTGGATCATGCGCGTGGGCCTGATCGTCGCCGTCGTCGTCCACATCGCGTGCGCCGCCGTCCTCGCGGCCCGGGCGAGCAAGGCCCGGCCGGTGAAGTACGTCGCCAAGAAGAACAACGGCTCGTCGCTCTCCTCGCGCACCATGCGCTGGGGCGGCGTCACGCTGCTGGTCTTCATCGTGTGGCACCTGCTCAACTTCACGATCGTCAAGGTCAACCCCAGCAACGGCGAGACCGGCGGCGAGAACCCCTACGCCCTCCTCGTCGACACGTTCGACACCTGGTGGATGACGCTCGTCTACCTGCTCGCGATGATCGCGCTCGGCCTCCACCTGCACCACGGCACGTTCAGCTCGCTGCAGACGCTCGGCCTCACCAACTCGGCGGTGTCCCGCGCCCGGGCCCGGGCGACCGGCTGGATCGTCGCGATCGTGATCGCCGGCGGCTTCTCGCTGGTCCCGCTGTCCGTCCTCGTCGGCATCATCGAGAAGTAA
- a CDS encoding fumarate reductase/succinate dehydrogenase flavoprotein subunit, producing the protein MGTHQHIGLTPLNEPSVQKSDDAHGYYTLGENVVDPVAPVGPIAERWTTRKFENRLVNPANRRKLDVIIVGTGLAGGAAAATLGEAGYNVKSFCYQDSPRRAHSIAAQGGINAAKNYKEDGDSTFRLFYDTVKGGDYRSRESNVYRLAEVSANIIDQCVAQGVPFAREYGGLLDNRSFGGVQVSRTFYARGQTGQQLLIGAYQAMERQVAAGTVEQFTRHEMLELVIVDGKARGIIARDMVTGEIETHLADVVVLATGGYGNVFFLSTNAMGSNVTAAWRAHRKGAYMANPCYTQIHPTCIPVSGDHQSKLTLMSESLRNDGRIWVPKKKEDCDKDPRDIPEEDRDYYLERIYPSFGNLVPRDIASRAAKYMCDEGRGVGPMVGDFRRGVYLDFSDAIKRLGEDAVREKYDNLFDMYERITGENPYQVPMRIYPAVHYVMGGLWVDYHLQSNIPGLFVSGEANFSDHGANRLGASALMQGLADGYFVLPNTIRDYLADGPFEKIDESHPAVVEAKKDVEDRIARFLSINGTRSADSYHKELGNIMWEYCGMERTEEGLRKAIDLIRELKADFWSNLKVLGSADTLNQSLEKAGRVADFIELGELMCIDALNRRESCGGHFRGESQTEDGEALRHDDEFAYVAAWEWGGDSLEGGQPVLHKEDLIYTAIEMKQRSYK; encoded by the coding sequence ATGGGCACCCACCAACACATTGGCCTCACGCCGCTCAACGAGCCCTCCGTTCAGAAGTCCGACGACGCGCACGGCTACTACACGCTCGGCGAGAACGTCGTCGACCCGGTCGCCCCCGTGGGCCCGATCGCCGAGCGCTGGACCACCCGCAAGTTCGAGAACCGCCTGGTCAACCCGGCCAACCGCCGCAAGCTCGACGTGATCATCGTCGGCACCGGCCTGGCCGGCGGCGCCGCCGCCGCGACGCTCGGCGAGGCCGGCTACAACGTGAAGTCCTTCTGTTACCAGGACTCCCCGCGCCGGGCGCACTCGATCGCCGCCCAGGGCGGCATCAACGCGGCCAAGAACTACAAGGAGGACGGCGACTCGACGTTCCGCCTCTTCTACGACACGGTCAAGGGCGGCGACTACCGCTCGCGCGAGTCGAACGTCTACCGCCTCGCCGAGGTCTCCGCCAACATCATCGACCAGTGCGTCGCCCAGGGCGTCCCGTTCGCCCGTGAGTACGGCGGTCTCCTCGACAACCGCTCCTTCGGCGGCGTCCAGGTCTCGCGGACCTTCTACGCCCGCGGCCAGACGGGTCAGCAGCTGCTCATCGGCGCCTACCAGGCCATGGAGCGCCAGGTCGCCGCCGGCACCGTCGAGCAGTTCACCCGCCACGAGATGCTCGAGCTGGTCATCGTCGACGGGAAGGCCCGCGGCATCATCGCCCGCGACATGGTCACCGGCGAGATCGAGACCCACCTCGCCGACGTCGTGGTGCTCGCGACCGGCGGCTACGGCAACGTCTTCTTCCTCTCCACCAACGCGATGGGCTCCAACGTCACCGCCGCGTGGCGCGCGCACCGCAAGGGCGCCTACATGGCCAACCCCTGCTACACGCAGATCCACCCGACCTGCATCCCGGTCTCCGGCGACCACCAGTCGAAGCTGACCCTGATGTCGGAGTCGCTGCGCAACGACGGCCGGATCTGGGTGCCGAAGAAGAAGGAGGACTGCGACAAGGACCCGCGGGACATCCCCGAGGAGGACCGCGACTACTACCTGGAGCGGATCTACCCGTCCTTCGGCAACCTGGTCCCCCGCGACATCGCCTCCCGGGCCGCCAAGTACATGTGCGACGAGGGCCGCGGCGTCGGCCCGATGGTCGGCGACTTCCGCCGCGGCGTGTACCTCGACTTCAGCGACGCGATCAAGCGCCTCGGCGAGGACGCGGTCCGCGAGAAGTACGACAACCTCTTCGACATGTACGAGCGGATCACGGGCGAGAACCCGTACCAGGTCCCCATGCGGATCTACCCCGCCGTGCACTACGTGATGGGCGGCCTGTGGGTGGACTACCACCTGCAGTCGAACATCCCCGGCCTGTTCGTCTCCGGCGAGGCCAACTTCTCCGACCACGGCGCCAACCGGCTCGGGGCCTCCGCCCTGATGCAGGGCCTGGCCGACGGCTACTTCGTCCTCCCGAACACCATCCGCGACTACCTCGCCGACGGCCCGTTCGAGAAGATCGACGAGTCGCACCCGGCCGTCGTCGAGGCGAAGAAGGACGTCGAGGACCGGATCGCGAGGTTCCTCTCCATCAACGGCACCCGCTCGGCCGACAGCTACCACAAGGAGCTCGGCAACATCATGTGGGAGTACTGCGGGATGGAGCGGACCGAGGAGGGCCTGCGCAAGGCCATCGACCTCATCCGCGAGCTCAAGGCCGACTTCTGGAGCAACCTGAAGGTCCTCGGCTCGGCCGACACCCTCAACCAGAGCCTGGAGAAGGCCGGGCGCGTGGCCGACTTCATCGAGCTCGGCGAGCTCATGTGCATCGACGCCCTCAACCGGCGCGAGTCCTGCGGCGGCCACTTCCGGGGCGAGTCGCAGACCGAGGACGGCGAGGCGCTGCGTCACGACGACGAGTTCGCCTACGTGGCGGCCTGGGAGTGGGGCGGTGACTCGCTCGAGGGCGGCCAGCCGGTCCTGCACAAGGAAGACCTGATCTACACCGCCATCGAGATGAAGCAGCGGAGCTACAAGTGA
- a CDS encoding succinate dehydrogenase/fumarate reductase iron-sulfur subunit: MNLTLKIWRQSGPNDKGGIHTYQVSGISQDMSFLEMLDILNEQLNEKGEEPVAFDSDCREGICGMCSLMINGEAHGPEVTTTCQLHMRSFNDGDTITIEPWRAEPFPVIKDLVVDRSAFDRIIQSGGFISANTGSAPEANAAPVPRDKAMRAFNVATCIGCGACVAACPNGSASLFLGAKITHLGELPQGQPERWTRVVDMVGQHDHEGFGGCTNIGECAAACPKEIPLDVISQLNKDLRTALKNGH, encoded by the coding sequence ATGAACCTGACCCTGAAGATCTGGCGCCAGAGCGGGCCGAACGACAAGGGCGGCATCCACACCTACCAGGTCTCGGGCATCTCGCAGGACATGAGCTTCCTGGAGATGCTCGACATCCTCAACGAGCAGCTGAACGAGAAGGGCGAGGAGCCCGTCGCGTTCGACTCCGACTGCCGCGAGGGCATCTGCGGCATGTGCTCGCTGATGATCAACGGCGAGGCCCACGGCCCGGAGGTCACCACGACCTGCCAGCTCCACATGCGCTCGTTCAACGACGGCGACACGATCACCATCGAGCCGTGGCGAGCCGAGCCCTTCCCGGTCATCAAGGACCTGGTCGTGGACCGCTCGGCCTTCGACCGGATCATCCAGTCCGGCGGGTTCATCTCGGCCAACACCGGCTCGGCCCCGGAGGCCAACGCCGCGCCGGTCCCCCGCGACAAGGCGATGCGCGCGTTCAACGTGGCGACCTGCATCGGCTGCGGGGCCTGCGTGGCGGCCTGCCCCAACGGCTCCGCGTCGCTCTTCCTGGGCGCCAAGATCACCCACCTCGGCGAGCTGCCGCAGGGCCAGCCGGAGCGCTGGACCCGGGTCGTGGACATGGTCGGCCAGCACGACCACGAGGGCTTCGGCGGCTGCACCAACATCGGCGAGTGCGCCGCGGCCTGCCCGAAGGAGATCCCGCTCGACGTGATCTCCCAGCTGAACAAGGACCTGCGCACCGCGCTCAAGAACGGTCACTGA
- a CDS encoding bifunctional copper resistance protein CopD/cytochrome c oxidase assembly protein — protein MSDTAARRGRGLAPVGAALTLAAAVAFVVLVAGGGAPQEPIPGLPDPGRLTGWGLPALRLVADVLAVVVVAGLLVAPLTMRRPEAELGGTAFRALVPVRRLAAAWCAVALAQVVLTYSDQFAIPVADIRWRELHGFATGVDQPRALLAQAVLLAVLALAARWVLTSRGVLVLLGLALVAVVPPILTGHASSAGNHDAAIVAMVVHVVTAVVWIAGLLALWWHLAVAAKVRDRALRRFSALAAWCLGLTAVSGVVSAWVRLERPADLLSAYGAGVLVKTAVIVVAGLIGLTLRRRVVASAAPDWVVLLRLTGLELLVMAVAVGAGVGLSRTPPPAPEDLYTSLAEGLLGGPVPPAPTLGRLLWSFTPSGLGFLVVGLGAAAYIAGIRALRRRGDRWPVGRTIAWFGGLAVVGYATLGGLGSYAGVMFSAHMAAHMALSMVAPILLVSGRPIQLALRALPGSDVPGGTGPRQLLAAALDSRVARLVLHPVTAAVLLVGSLYVVYFSSLFDVLMRNHLGHLAMELHFLLAGLVFFEVLVGDRPGAGTSYVGRLMLLLVTMPFHAFFSISVMSSERVIGGEYFRLLDVPYVTSLSDDQHLAGAMNWALGEVPMVMVIVVLVIQWWRDDQREARRRDRAADRDGDAELTAYNEMLRRASGRS, from the coding sequence GTGAGTGACACCGCCGCCCGCCGGGGCCGCGGCCTGGCGCCGGTCGGGGCCGCGCTGACCCTGGCCGCCGCGGTCGCCTTCGTCGTCCTCGTGGCCGGCGGTGGCGCGCCCCAGGAGCCGATCCCCGGCCTGCCCGACCCGGGCCGGCTGACCGGCTGGGGACTGCCCGCCCTGCGCCTGGTGGCCGACGTGCTCGCGGTGGTCGTCGTCGCCGGCCTCCTCGTCGCGCCGCTCACCATGCGCCGCCCGGAGGCCGAGCTCGGCGGGACCGCCTTCCGGGCGCTGGTGCCGGTGCGCCGGCTGGCGGCCGCCTGGTGCGCGGTCGCGCTGGCGCAGGTCGTGCTGACCTACTCCGACCAGTTCGCCATCCCGGTGGCCGACATCCGCTGGCGTGAGCTGCACGGCTTCGCCACCGGCGTCGACCAGCCGCGGGCGCTGTTGGCCCAGGCGGTGCTCCTGGCGGTGCTGGCGCTCGCCGCCCGTTGGGTGCTCACCTCCCGGGGGGTGCTCGTCCTCCTCGGCCTCGCGCTGGTCGCCGTCGTGCCGCCGATCCTGACCGGGCACGCGTCCTCGGCCGGCAACCACGATGCCGCGATCGTCGCGATGGTGGTCCACGTCGTCACGGCGGTGGTCTGGATCGCCGGCCTGCTGGCGCTGTGGTGGCATCTCGCCGTCGCGGCCAAGGTGCGCGACCGCGCACTGCGCCGCTTCTCCGCACTCGCGGCCTGGTGCCTGGGGCTGACCGCGGTCTCGGGCGTGGTGAGCGCCTGGGTGCGGCTCGAGCGGCCGGCCGACCTGCTGTCGGCGTACGGCGCCGGGGTGCTGGTCAAGACCGCCGTCATCGTCGTCGCCGGCCTGATCGGGCTGACCCTGCGCCGCCGTGTCGTCGCGAGCGCGGCCCCGGACTGGGTGGTGCTGCTGCGGCTCACCGGACTCGAGCTGCTGGTGATGGCCGTCGCCGTGGGTGCCGGCGTCGGACTCAGCCGGACACCGCCCCCGGCGCCCGAGGACCTCTACACCTCACTCGCCGAGGGCCTCCTCGGTGGCCCGGTCCCGCCTGCCCCGACGCTGGGCCGGCTGCTGTGGTCGTTCACCCCGTCCGGCCTCGGCTTCCTCGTCGTCGGCCTCGGCGCCGCTGCCTATATCGCGGGGATCCGCGCCCTGCGCCGCCGCGGCGACCGCTGGCCGGTCGGCCGCACGATCGCCTGGTTCGGCGGGCTGGCCGTGGTCGGCTACGCCACCCTCGGCGGACTCGGCAGCTACGCCGGCGTCATGTTCAGCGCGCACATGGCCGCGCACATGGCGCTGTCGATGGTCGCGCCGATCCTGCTCGTCTCGGGCCGCCCGATCCAGCTCGCCCTGCGTGCGCTGCCCGGCAGCGACGTCCCCGGCGGCACCGGGCCGCGTCAGCTGCTGGCGGCCGCCCTCGACTCGCGCGTCGCGCGCCTCGTGCTGCATCCGGTGACCGCCGCGGTGCTGCTGGTCGGCAGCCTCTACGTCGTCTACTTCAGCAGCTTGTTCGACGTACTGATGCGCAACCACCTCGGCCACCTCGCCATGGAGCTGCACTTCCTGCTGGCGGGACTGGTGTTCTTCGAGGTGCTCGTCGGCGACCGGCCCGGCGCCGGCACGTCGTACGTCGGCCGGCTGATGCTGCTGCTGGTCACCATGCCCTTCCACGCGTTCTTCTCGATCAGCGTGATGAGCTCGGAACGGGTGATCGGCGGGGAGTACTTCCGGCTGCTCGACGTTCCCTATGTCACCAGCCTGTCCGACGACCAGCACCTCGCGGGTGCCATGAACTGGGCGCTCGGGGAAGTGCCGATGGTGATGGTCATCGTCGTCCTCGTCATCCAGTGGTGGCGCGACGACCAGCGCGAGGCCCGGCGCCGTGACCGCGCGGCCGACCGCGACGGCGACGCGGAGCTGACGGCGTACAACGAGATGCTGCGGCGAGCCTCCGGCCGGTCATAG
- a CDS encoding copper resistance protein CopC, producing MRSRHAIVAASMALAAVLGAGWSLPAAAHASLVASDPAAGQRFDRLPAGVRLEFSEPISAPAYVVVTAPDGSRADQGEARIDGGVVSVDLGGTAPEGSYGLAFRVVSEDGHPVTGRIAFVVGDGPLDEAVPSPTRSAEPAPPSADGDAPARGDQNEGAGGDDGGLSLGQVQVGVAVALFAVAGGLLLWSRRRSR from the coding sequence ATGAGGAGCAGGCACGCGATCGTCGCGGCATCGATGGCGCTGGCCGCCGTCCTGGGGGCGGGCTGGAGCCTGCCCGCCGCGGCGCACGCGTCGCTGGTCGCCAGCGACCCGGCGGCGGGGCAGCGGTTCGACCGGCTGCCCGCCGGGGTCCGGCTCGAGTTCAGCGAGCCGATCAGTGCGCCGGCGTACGTCGTGGTCACCGCGCCCGACGGGTCCCGGGCCGACCAGGGCGAGGCCAGGATCGACGGGGGAGTGGTGAGCGTCGACCTCGGGGGCACGGCCCCGGAGGGCAGCTACGGGCTGGCCTTCCGGGTGGTCTCCGAGGACGGGCACCCGGTCACCGGTCGGATCGCCTTCGTCGTGGGCGACGGGCCGCTCGACGAGGCCGTGCCGTCGCCGACGCGCTCGGCGGAGCCGGCGCCGCCGTCCGCCGACGGCGATGCTCCCGCCCGTGGCGACCAGAACGAGGGAGCCGGTGGGGACGACGGCGGCCTCTCGCTGGGCCAGGTCCAGGTCGGCGTCGCCGTGGCGCTGTTCGCCGTCGCCGGCGGGCTGCTGCTGTGGAGCCGCCGGAGGTCCCGGTGA
- a CDS encoding Dyp-type peroxidase, which translates to MSGGPRWDRRRVLRTGAAAFGGAGVGWSGSALVANGSAVAAPTEGPARVVAPSAGAETVPVVGIHQAGVDTHPQAHLALVGWRLRAGIDAIGLSRMMRLLSDDAARLTTGTAALADTEPELAAHPARLTVTFGFGPRVLNELVPVARRPQLEELPAFGRDRLDPRWGQTDVVAQICSDDPTTLAHARRMLVKDARTFAEVGWIQSGFRTARGTVPDGTTMRNLMGQVDGTVNPAPAEPDFDTLVWAGGDRGDSGFAGGTFLVVRRIRMQLEKWDRVDRVGREVVVGRRLDSGAPLTGEREFDEPDFAATDRFGFPVIDPASHVARARSTDPAERFLRRAYNYTEPDPGRSGGEDSGLVFLAFAADPARQFVPVQRRLDELDRLNDWVVTIGSAVYAVPPAAPEGGYVGQQLLEGTGTTQGEDT; encoded by the coding sequence ATGTCCGGCGGTCCCCGGTGGGACCGCCGGCGCGTCCTCCGCACCGGCGCCGCCGCCTTCGGCGGCGCCGGGGTCGGGTGGAGCGGGTCCGCCCTCGTGGCGAACGGCTCCGCCGTCGCGGCGCCGACGGAGGGGCCGGCCCGCGTGGTCGCCCCGTCCGCCGGTGCGGAGACCGTGCCGGTGGTCGGCATCCATCAGGCCGGCGTCGACACCCACCCCCAGGCCCACCTGGCCCTGGTCGGCTGGCGGCTGCGGGCGGGCATCGACGCGATCGGGCTGTCCCGGATGATGCGACTGCTCAGCGACGACGCCGCCCGCCTGACCACCGGCACGGCCGCGCTGGCGGACACCGAGCCCGAGCTGGCCGCCCACCCGGCGAGGCTCACCGTGACCTTCGGCTTCGGGCCGCGGGTGCTGAACGAGCTGGTCCCTGTCGCCCGTCGGCCCCAGCTCGAGGAGCTGCCCGCGTTCGGCCGCGACCGGCTCGACCCGCGCTGGGGGCAGACCGACGTGGTCGCGCAGATCTGCAGCGACGACCCGACCACGCTGGCCCATGCCCGACGGATGCTGGTCAAGGACGCCCGTACCTTCGCCGAGGTGGGCTGGATCCAGTCCGGCTTCCGTACGGCGCGCGGCACCGTCCCCGACGGCACCACCATGCGCAACCTGATGGGCCAGGTCGACGGCACGGTCAACCCGGCCCCGGCCGAGCCGGACTTCGACACGCTGGTCTGGGCCGGGGGTGACCGGGGCGACTCAGGGTTCGCGGGCGGCACCTTCCTCGTGGTCCGGCGGATCCGGATGCAGCTCGAGAAATGGGACCGGGTGGACCGGGTCGGCCGCGAGGTCGTGGTCGGCCGGCGGCTCGACAGCGGCGCGCCGCTGACGGGGGAGCGGGAGTTCGACGAGCCCGACTTCGCCGCGACGGACCGCTTCGGCTTCCCGGTGATCGACCCGGCCAGCCACGTCGCCCGGGCTCGCAGCACCGACCCGGCCGAGCGCTTCCTGCGGCGGGCGTACAACTACACCGAGCCGGACCCGGGCCGCAGCGGCGGGGAGGACAGCGGACTCGTCTTCCTGGCCTTCGCCGCGGACCCCGCGCGACAGTTCGTCCCGGTCCAGCGCCGGCTCGACGAGCTCGACCGGCTCAATGACTGGGTCGTCACCATCGGCTCGGCCGTCTACGCCGTCCCGCCCGCGGCGCCGGAGGGCGGCTACGTCGGCCAGCAGCTGCTGGAGGGCACCGGCACCACCCAGGGGGAGGACACATGA
- a CDS encoding copper chaperone PCu(A)C, which yields MKKYLAAALTAALLPALAACGGADDTGDTGDTATAGEAGTAPGTSGGPAAGGTAADRLTVTDPWVKAAPDGMTAAFGTLANTGTTDLTVVSADTDLAASTELHETVENEDGSMAMRPKEGGFVIPAGGSLMLQPGGDHLMLMGLTGPAEPGTTLTLTLTLDDGSTTTMEATVKAFDGADEQYQNGGEH from the coding sequence GTGAAGAAGTACCTCGCGGCGGCCCTGACCGCCGCCCTCCTGCCCGCCCTCGCCGCCTGTGGCGGCGCCGACGACACCGGCGACACCGGCGACACCGCCACGGCGGGCGAGGCCGGCACCGCACCGGGCACCAGCGGCGGCCCGGCCGCCGGGGGCACCGCCGCCGACCGGCTGACCGTCACCGACCCGTGGGTCAAGGCGGCGCCCGACGGCATGACCGCCGCCTTCGGCACCCTGGCCAACACCGGGACCACCGACCTGACGGTGGTCAGCGCCGACACCGACCTCGCCGCGTCGACCGAGCTCCACGAGACGGTCGAGAACGAGGACGGCTCGATGGCGATGCGGCCCAAGGAGGGCGGTTTCGTCATCCCCGCGGGCGGCAGTCTGATGCTGCAGCCCGGCGGCGACCACCTCATGCTGATGGGCCTGACCGGGCCGGCCGAGCCCGGCACGACGCTGACCCTGACGCTGACGCTCGATGACGGCTCGACCACGACGATGGAGGCCACCGTCAAGGCCTTCGACGGTGCCGACGAGCAGTACCAGAACGGCGGCGAGCACTGA
- a CDS encoding YihY/virulence factor BrkB family protein, giving the protein MTPVERAKAMIARLRERYPAVDHAVRTQELYSGVQGSQQAGGVTYFGFLSVFPILALAFFVVGWVAQVFPDAQDALVDAIDAVLPGLVGEGTGQVRLADVQDAAGTVGIIGLVGVLYAGLGWLSSLQAALAVLFELPERLRPNFVVGKLRDLVTLTVLGVVLLLSVVASGVLTRTSRAVLDLLGVGAELGWLVAVIAVGLGLAASALLFFLMFRLLARPPLPDRALWSGAMLGAVGFEVLKQLSGLLLSGTRGQPAFQAFGIALILLVWINYFSRVILYAAAWARTSPAVERPPVPVPAAAAIAAAVAPEPGRTPEPSPAPRLPGLATFAAGGLVGALLTAAGRRRRPRRARVEGSGRLSR; this is encoded by the coding sequence ATGACCCCGGTCGAACGCGCCAAGGCCATGATCGCCCGGCTCCGCGAGCGCTACCCGGCGGTGGACCACGCCGTGCGCACCCAGGAGCTCTACAGCGGGGTCCAGGGCAGCCAGCAGGCCGGCGGGGTCACCTACTTCGGCTTCCTGTCGGTGTTCCCGATCCTGGCGCTCGCGTTCTTCGTCGTCGGCTGGGTGGCCCAGGTCTTCCCCGACGCGCAGGACGCGCTGGTCGACGCGATCGACGCCGTGCTCCCGGGACTCGTCGGCGAGGGCACCGGGCAGGTGCGCCTCGCCGACGTCCAGGACGCGGCCGGGACCGTCGGCATCATCGGCCTGGTCGGCGTGCTCTACGCGGGGCTCGGTTGGCTCTCGTCCCTGCAGGCGGCCCTCGCCGTACTCTTCGAGCTGCCGGAGCGGCTGCGTCCCAACTTCGTCGTCGGCAAGCTCCGCGACCTGGTCACCCTCACCGTCCTGGGAGTGGTGCTGCTGCTCAGCGTCGTCGCGTCCGGCGTGCTCACCCGCACCTCCCGCGCCGTCCTCGACCTGCTCGGCGTGGGCGCCGAGCTCGGGTGGCTGGTGGCGGTGATCGCGGTCGGACTGGGCCTGGCGGCCTCGGCGCTGCTGTTCTTCCTGATGTTCCGCCTGCTCGCCCGACCGCCCCTGCCGGACCGCGCGCTGTGGTCAGGAGCGATGCTGGGGGCGGTGGGCTTCGAGGTGCTCAAGCAGCTCTCCGGCCTGCTGTTGTCCGGCACCCGCGGCCAGCCGGCCTTCCAGGCGTTCGGTATCGCGTTGATCCTGCTGGTCTGGATCAACTACTTCTCCCGGGTCATCCTGTACGCCGCCGCGTGGGCCCGCACCAGCCCGGCGGTCGAGCGCCCGCCGGTCCCCGTGCCGGCCGCCGCGGCGATCGCCGCGGCCGTCGCGCCGGAGCCCGGGCGGACGCCCGAACCGTCGCCCGCGCCCCGACTGCCGGGCCTCGCGACCTTCGCCGCCGGGGGCCTGGTTGGGGCGCTGCTCACAGCCGCGGGCCGGCGCCGACGGCCGCGGCGGGCGCGCGTGGAGGGGTCTGGGAGACTGTCGAGGTGA